The proteins below come from a single Oscillospiraceae bacterium genomic window:
- a CDS encoding cation:proton antiporter produces the protein MYSIFRDLAIIILSAKFFALVARKCKAPQVVGEILAGLLIGPCLLNLVQTSDAISTFAEIGVVLLMFTTGLGTNLKELLRAGPIATLIACIGVFVPLVGGTLLYSAFYGFSAVGSPEFYRALFIGTIMTATSVSITVATLQELGHLKSFLGTTIVSAAVIDDVIGIIVLTCVLGASSGEGTGIGGVLIQTALFFLVAVGIGLVIHYAMKWLDARNPHTQRITIVSIAFCFAMAYIAEQYFGIADITGAYIAGIVLCTMQDAPYVERRVDISNYVIFAPVFFASIGLKTDISGLTPEIFLFCICFVLVALLTKIIGCGLAARVCRFNWGDSLKVGVGMMTRGEVALIVAQKGLEVGVVDPVYFTAVILLIVVSSVATPLVLKALFTKMPPVAHPSEAQA, from the coding sequence ATGTATTCCATTTTTCGAGATTTGGCGATCATTATCCTGAGCGCAAAGTTCTTTGCGCTGGTCGCCCGTAAATGCAAGGCCCCGCAGGTTGTGGGCGAGATCCTTGCCGGCCTGCTTATCGGACCCTGCCTTTTGAATCTGGTGCAGACCAGTGATGCAATCTCGACCTTTGCGGAGATCGGCGTTGTGCTGCTGATGTTTACGACCGGCCTTGGCACAAACTTGAAGGAGCTGCTGCGCGCAGGCCCCATTGCGACCCTCATCGCCTGCATCGGCGTTTTTGTGCCGCTGGTGGGCGGCACGCTGCTCTACAGCGCATTCTATGGCTTTTCGGCCGTGGGCAGCCCGGAGTTTTACCGCGCGCTGTTCATCGGCACGATCATGACGGCCACCAGCGTATCTATCACGGTGGCAACGCTGCAGGAGCTGGGCCACCTGAAAAGCTTCCTCGGCACGACCATTGTCAGCGCGGCGGTCATTGATGATGTCATCGGCATCATTGTGCTGACCTGCGTGCTGGGCGCCAGCTCGGGCGAGGGTACCGGCATCGGCGGTGTGCTGATCCAGACGGCACTATTCTTCCTGGTTGCTGTCGGCATCGGCCTTGTCATCCATTATGCGATGAAGTGGCTCGATGCCCGCAACCCCCATACCCAGCGCATCACCATCGTCAGCATTGCGTTCTGCTTTGCCATGGCCTACATCGCTGAGCAGTACTTCGGCATTGCCGATATTACCGGCGCGTACATTGCGGGCATCGTTCTTTGCACGATGCAGGACGCACCGTATGTTGAGCGCCGCGTTGACATCAGCAACTATGTCATCTTTGCCCCCGTGTTCTTCGCCAGCATCGGTCTGAAAACCGACATCAGCGGCCTGACGCCGGAAATTTTCCTGTTCTGCATCTGCTTTGTTCTGGTGGCCCTGCTGACCAAGATCATCGGCTGCGGTCTGGCGGCCAGAGTCTGCCGCTTCAACTGGGGCGATTCCCTCAAGGTCGGTGTCGGCATGATGACCCGCGGCGAGGTCGCCCTGATCGTGGCCCAGAAGGGGCTGGAGGTCGGCGTCGTCGATCCCGTCTATTTCACGGCGGTCATCCTGCTGATCGTGGTGTCCAGCGTTGCCACGCCGCTTGTGCTGAAGGCGTTGTTTACCAAGATGCCGCCTGTGGCGCATCCGAGCGAGGCACAGGCGTAA
- a CDS encoding BlaI/MecI/CopY family transcriptional regulator: MLNHEPLRLADGEYRFACLVWDNEPLPSGQLVTLAAAALGWKKSTTYTVLKKLCERGVLQNSDGQVTSLIRREDVQQAESAAVVDKTFGGSLPRFVAAFLNSKPISEAEAAEIRALLDAAQQKEG, encoded by the coding sequence ATGCTGAACCATGAACCGCTCCGCCTTGCCGATGGCGAATACCGCTTTGCCTGCCTTGTGTGGGACAATGAGCCGCTGCCCAGCGGGCAGCTTGTTACGCTGGCCGCCGCCGCGCTGGGCTGGAAAAAAAGCACCACCTACACCGTTTTGAAGAAGCTCTGCGAGCGCGGTGTACTGCAAAATTCAGACGGTCAGGTGACAAGCCTGATCCGGCGGGAGGATGTCCAGCAGGCCGAGAGTGCCGCCGTGGTGGACAAGACCTTCGGCGGCAGCCTGCCGCGCTTTGTGGCCGCCTTCCTCAACTCAAAGCCGATCAGCGAGGCCGAGGCTGCCGAGATCCGCGCCCTGCTGGACGCCGCCCAACAAAAGGAGGGGTAG
- a CDS encoding peptidoglycan DD-metalloendopeptidase family protein has product MRSIVLSFLLLSARGAVAAAAVWCVCRALRRAHAPSRLLCWLWLAVGVRFVLPWGIPLRLPRPQSAPLAAAADTVQELGALPLPDLAPAAPAAAVALPWYARLTLWHVLAAVWLAGVLVLALRGLAGYWRLRRSVALACRAPDGCYGGACVAAPFTLGILHPRIYLPDSLRGTARQAVLLHEQTHIRRGDPLTKPLFYAAVCLHWFNPLAWLAFRGFERDMEAACDEAAVQGRPLPERSAYCETLLQFAVQGQRVPGSLTFGQGSVKGRIVHLLHYRRLGAGALAVCIAVVGLCFAACMVRPELSAQPETTTAAPESPATAETAQPAETPAPAVQPSALPTLSDAANSPRFLCPVDYKYISRFRSDEDGHRGDDLCADEGTEIRAAADGVVLAAQEHYSYGIFVELDHGTDADGLRWVTLYAHMKSCAVVPGQTVTAGQVIGYVGSTGYTTGNACHFEMRINDILTEPRYFTAYTGSDAAELTQEKADEILAEAVRHAASDQTTAVDGAAALSGVDLFTLPVAPPPQVSGYAPENGHSGIDFAAEEGAEVYAVAGGIVTAADYDVEKGNYVVLDHGGGLETEYQHMKSLLVSAGQSVVQGQVLGYVGNTGNSTGPHLHFEARQDGAPADLTGTALLAE; this is encoded by the coding sequence ATGCGCAGTATCGTACTTTCCTTTTTGCTGCTCAGCGCACGCGGCGCGGTGGCCGCAGCGGCAGTCTGGTGCGTTTGCCGGGCGCTGCGCCGCGCCCACGCCCCCAGCCGCCTGCTGTGCTGGCTGTGGCTGGCCGTGGGGGTACGGTTCGTGCTGCCGTGGGGCATTCCGCTGCGGCTGCCCCGCCCGCAAAGCGCCCCGCTGGCTGCCGCCGCCGACACCGTGCAGGAGCTGGGTGCGCTGCCGCTTCCGGATTTGGCACCGGCAGCACCTGCCGCTGCGGTCGCGCTGCCGTGGTACGCCCGGCTGACCCTTTGGCATGTACTGGCGGCAGTCTGGCTGGCCGGTGTGCTGGTGCTGGCGCTGCGCGGCCTTGCAGGCTATTGGCGGCTGCGCCGCAGCGTTGCACTGGCCTGCAGGGCACCGGACGGCTGCTACGGCGGGGCCTGTGTGGCTGCACCGTTCACACTGGGCATCCTGCACCCGCGCATCTATCTGCCGGACAGTCTGCGGGGCACGGCCCGGCAGGCCGTGCTGCTGCATGAGCAGACCCACATCCGCCGCGGTGACCCGCTGACCAAGCCGCTGTTTTATGCCGCAGTCTGTCTGCACTGGTTCAACCCGCTGGCATGGCTGGCGTTCCGCGGTTTTGAGCGCGACATGGAGGCCGCCTGCGATGAGGCCGCCGTGCAGGGCCGCCCCCTGCCCGAGCGCAGCGCCTACTGCGAAACGCTGCTGCAGTTTGCCGTGCAGGGGCAGCGGGTGCCGGGCAGCCTGACCTTCGGGCAGGGCAGCGTAAAGGGGCGCATCGTGCATCTGCTGCACTACCGCCGTCTGGGCGCGGGGGCACTGGCGGTCTGCATAGCCGTGGTCGGCCTCTGCTTTGCCGCCTGCATGGTCCGACCGGAGCTGTCCGCACAGCCCGAGACCACAACAGCCGCACCGGAAAGCCCGGCCACCGCCGAGACCGCCCAGCCAGCCGAAACGCCCGCGCCGGCGGTGCAGCCCTCTGCCCTGCCGACATTGAGCGATGCCGCAAACAGCCCGCGCTTCCTCTGCCCGGTCGATTACAAGTACATCTCCCGTTTCCGTTCGGACGAGGACGGACACCGCGGCGATGACCTCTGTGCGGATGAGGGCACCGAGATCCGCGCTGCCGCGGATGGCGTGGTGCTTGCCGCACAGGAGCATTACAGCTACGGCATTTTTGTCGAGCTTGACCACGGTACCGACGCCGACGGTCTGCGCTGGGTCACGCTGTACGCCCACATGAAGTCCTGCGCCGTTGTGCCCGGGCAGACCGTGACCGCCGGGCAGGTCATCGGGTACGTGGGTTCCACCGGGTACACCACCGGCAATGCCTGCCATTTTGAGATGCGCATAAACGACATCCTTACGGAGCCGCGCTATTTTACCGCCTACACAGGCAGTGATGCCGCCGAGCTGACGCAGGAAAAGGCAGACGAAATTCTGGCCGAGGCCGTGCGCCACGCTGCTTCCGACCAGACGACTGCCGTTGATGGAGCTGCCGCCCTTTCCGGCGTGGATCTCTTTACCCTGCCGGTCGCGCCCCCGCCGCAGGTCAGCGGCTATGCCCCCGAAAACGGCCACTCCGGCATTGACTTTGCCGCCGAGGAGGGCGCGGAGGTTTACGCCGTTGCCGGTGGTATCGTGACCGCCGCCGACTACGATGTTGAAAAGGGCAACTATGTCGTCCTTGACCACGGCGGCGGGCTGGAAACAGAGTATCAGCACATGAAGTCGCTGCTCGTCTCTGCCGGGCAGTCCGTGGTTCAGGGCCAGGTCTTGGGATATGTGGGCAACACCGGCAATTCCACCGGGCCGCACCTGCACTTTGAGGCACGGCAGGACGGCGCGCCCGCAGACCTGACCGGGACTGCCCTATTAGCGGAGTAA
- a CDS encoding M23 family metallopeptidase — MKYRHFPAAVLAAGLLFCTLFSGFAAYADDKKGELTQNQTETRQEYEAAQSALAALQAQQAQTEGEIQSLNGQAAELAGQIEAVTAAVQQAQTELDARLSDAEAARAARDAKQAEYEARLAVCKEQLRAMQRLDGGGALWLLTQAKSLYQLLTFDTVLRQMSAKNSAVLAELDAEAAALEQARAEAEDAARRAEAARAELEGQQTALHTAQSQLEAALLDANSTLTAQQAAAQAQTTVTDAAKKAYEEATAALDAYVRAQSRRYTTAELRLTSLNFRCPLDSYGRITTQFGEADPWGIPHRGTDFAAPGGTPIYAIADGIVSAARAMNSYGNCVQVSHGTADDGCRYDSLYAHMSSIAVAEGTAVQRGDLLGYVGNTGNVYGAGGGYHLHLELRVNGSRTDPLGYVPSR, encoded by the coding sequence ATGAAATACAGGCACTTCCCCGCCGCTGTATTGGCGGCGGGGCTGCTTTTTTGTACCCTTTTTTCGGGTTTTGCCGCCTATGCGGATGATAAAAAGGGCGAATTAACGCAAAACCAGACCGAAACCCGGCAGGAGTACGAGGCCGCGCAGTCCGCACTGGCCGCGCTGCAGGCGCAGCAGGCCCAGACCGAGGGCGAGATCCAGTCGCTGAACGGACAGGCCGCCGAGCTGGCGGGGCAGATTGAGGCGGTAACCGCTGCCGTGCAGCAGGCACAGACAGAGCTTGACGCGCGTTTGTCTGATGCGGAAGCCGCACGGGCTGCCCGGGACGCCAAGCAGGCGGAGTACGAGGCACGCCTTGCCGTCTGCAAGGAGCAGCTGCGCGCAATGCAGCGGCTGGACGGCGGCGGGGCGCTCTGGCTGCTGACACAGGCCAAAAGCCTGTACCAGCTGCTGACCTTTGACACCGTGCTGCGCCAGATGAGCGCCAAAAACAGTGCCGTGCTGGCCGAGCTTGACGCTGAGGCCGCCGCGCTGGAGCAGGCCCGCGCCGAGGCCGAGGACGCCGCCCGCCGCGCTGAGGCCGCAAGAGCCGAGCTGGAGGGCCAGCAGACTGCCCTGCACACCGCGCAGAGCCAGCTGGAAGCTGCCCTGCTGGATGCCAACAGCACACTGACCGCCCAGCAGGCCGCCGCACAGGCCCAGACCACCGTGACCGATGCCGCGAAAAAAGCCTACGAGGAGGCTACTGCCGCGCTTGATGCCTATGTGCGAGCGCAAAGCCGCCGCTACACAACGGCAGAGCTGCGGCTGACCAGTCTTAATTTCCGCTGCCCGCTGGACAGCTACGGGCGCATCACAACACAGTTCGGCGAGGCGGACCCATGGGGCATCCCCCACAGAGGCACCGACTTTGCCGCGCCGGGCGGCACACCGATCTACGCCATTGCGGACGGCATCGTCAGCGCCGCGCGGGCGATGAACAGCTACGGCAACTGCGTACAGGTCAGCCACGGCACAGCGGATGACGGCTGCCGCTATGACAGCCTGTATGCCCACATGAGCAGCATTGCCGTGGCGGAGGGCACCGCCGTGCAGCGCGGCGATCTGCTGGGCTATGTGGGCAACACCGGCAATGTCTACGGTGCCGGCGGCGGGTATCACCTGCATCTTGAACTGCGGGTGAACGGCAGCCGCACAGACCCGCTGGGCTATGTGCCGAGCCGGTAG
- a CDS encoding peptidoglycan DD-metalloendopeptidase family protein translates to MTFGDFLYFVGFQVEYTAVRLARRVWAAAQWAAWAALTLLAVLLRPVVRAAANFKAALCAPRQLADYLLPVLACAALAVYLRTALSQPFVLRVEVNGQSVGYVAGEAAFEAARADVQARINGVADWQIQPEYTLVRGGADTPTLTEREIADAILRASGGEITEGTAVYIDGALQFITTEGDHLRQFLYALRRPWQREGVQTAFVHGLRMVDGIYPAAAVTPYPDLIEALQHGDGLLQVKVVRYETVTKALPFETQTVEDPALDFGKTETVQGGQDGAEQVTSEITEIDGTVVAVQAVDVQLLQPAVPQIVHRGTRLKDGMVGKLGTGSFLWPVPGYSGISRWANLPYGHRGVDITAAYGTPIYAADAGTVIAAKWHNHPTMSWGYYVEIDHGNGYKTLYAHMCRYVVQAGQTVEKGQLIGYVGATGAATGNHCHFEMYYNNALISARNVFPDI, encoded by the coding sequence TTGACCTTCGGTGATTTTTTGTATTTTGTCGGCTTTCAGGTCGAATATACCGCCGTGCGCCTCGCGCGCAGGGTGTGGGCGGCAGCACAGTGGGCTGCGTGGGCCGCGCTTACGCTGCTGGCTGTGCTGCTGCGGCCTGTGGTGCGGGCGGCGGCAAATTTCAAGGCGGCGCTCTGCGCCCCGCGGCAGCTGGCAGATTATCTGCTGCCCGTGCTGGCCTGCGCAGCGCTGGCCGTCTACCTGCGCACAGCGCTCTCCCAGCCCTTTGTGCTGCGGGTCGAGGTAAACGGCCAAAGTGTCGGCTATGTGGCCGGTGAAGCAGCCTTTGAGGCAGCGCGCGCCGATGTGCAGGCCCGCATCAATGGGGTGGCCGACTGGCAGATACAGCCGGAGTACACCCTTGTCCGGGGCGGCGCAGATACCCCTACTCTGACCGAGCGGGAAATCGCCGATGCCATCCTGCGCGCCTCCGGCGGGGAGATCACCGAGGGGACCGCCGTCTACATAGACGGCGCGCTGCAGTTCATCACCACCGAGGGTGACCACCTGCGGCAGTTCCTCTATGCGCTGCGCCGCCCCTGGCAGCGCGAGGGTGTGCAGACAGCCTTTGTGCATGGGCTGCGCATGGTGGACGGCATCTACCCTGCTGCTGCAGTCACACCCTACCCTGATCTGATAGAGGCGCTGCAGCACGGGGACGGCCTGTTGCAGGTCAAGGTCGTGCGGTATGAGACCGTGACAAAGGCGCTGCCCTTTGAGACACAGACCGTTGAGGATCCCGCGCTGGACTTTGGCAAGACCGAGACCGTACAGGGCGGGCAGGACGGTGCCGAGCAGGTCACAAGCGAGATCACCGAGATAGACGGCACGGTCGTGGCTGTGCAGGCCGTGGATGTACAGCTTTTACAGCCCGCCGTGCCGCAAATCGTACACCGCGGCACCCGGCTGAAGGACGGCATGGTGGGCAAACTGGGCACCGGCAGCTTTCTCTGGCCTGTGCCGGGGTATTCGGGCATCAGCCGGTGGGCTAATCTACCCTATGGCCACCGCGGGGTGGACATCACTGCAGCCTACGGCACACCCATCTACGCCGCCGACGCCGGCACCGTTATTGCCGCAAAGTGGCATAACCACCCCACCATGAGCTGGGGCTACTATGTGGAGATCGACCACGGCAACGGCTACAAAACGCTCTACGCGCACATGTGCCGCTATGTTGTACAGGCCGGGCAGACCGTGGAAAAGGGTCAGCTGATCGGCTATGTGGGCGCTACGGGTGCCGCCACCGGCAACCACTGCCATTTTGAAATGTATTACAACAACGCCCTGATCAGCGCACGGAATGTGTTCCCGGATATATAA